A single window of Methylomarinum sp. Ch1-1 DNA harbors:
- a CDS encoding acyl-CoA dehydrogenase family protein produces the protein MTITENLLNAVRDIEPIIRQYAPEAERERKLSAPVAEAMHRTGLYRMWRPKAFGGYELDPVSGFRIIEAVSRIDSAAGWNLQIAVAHDLFAPWFDDSAAAEIFHADAIPVGAFNPARKAVPVAGGYRISGRTSYVSGAHHATAFIGFANVHDDGELRLDDDGNAVTKIIAVPASEAEIVDNWNTMGMRGSGSHDVAMQDVFIPEHWTAPWRPLQQPGDAYTGRFTA, from the coding sequence ATGACTATAACCGAGAATCTGTTAAACGCGGTTCGAGACATCGAGCCAATCATTCGCCAATACGCCCCCGAAGCCGAGCGCGAACGAAAACTGTCCGCGCCGGTGGCCGAGGCGATGCATCGGACGGGACTCTATCGCATGTGGCGGCCCAAGGCCTTCGGCGGTTATGAATTGGACCCGGTCTCGGGTTTCCGCATCATCGAAGCCGTCTCGCGCATCGACAGCGCGGCGGGTTGGAACCTGCAAATCGCCGTCGCCCACGACCTGTTCGCGCCGTGGTTCGACGACAGCGCGGCGGCGGAGATTTTCCACGCCGACGCGATTCCAGTCGGCGCCTTCAACCCCGCCCGCAAAGCCGTTCCGGTGGCGGGCGGCTACCGTATTTCCGGGCGCACCTCGTATGTCAGCGGCGCCCACCATGCCACGGCCTTCATCGGCTTCGCCAATGTCCATGACGACGGCGAGTTGCGCCTGGACGACGACGGCAATGCCGTAACCAAGATTATCGCGGTCCCGGCCTCCGAGGCGGAAATCGTCGACAATTGGAACACCATGGGCATGCGCGGCAGCGGCAGTCATGACGTCGCCATGCAGGACGTCTTCATTCCCGAACACTGGACCGCGCCATGGAGACCGTTGCAACAACCCGGCGACGCCTACACGGGGCGCTTTACCGCCTGA
- a CDS encoding ATP-binding cassette domain-containing protein: protein MALLEIHHARFKAGNRTILNDLSLSIEAGETHVLIGTNGTGKSTLARLIMGCDGYRLSAGKILFAGEYIGDRRMQDRARLGLSMVWQEPALFEGISVRDYLSLGDKQIDPSSCLNRFGLNPTHYLERPLDQTMSGGERKRIELASMLALQPKLCILDEPVSGIDLLSIRNILSVIGRIKQNGSAILLISHREEVAAIADRASLLCGGHIIASGDPQQIVEQYKSRQCIVCDGQECDYAAG from the coding sequence ATGGCCTTATTGGAAATCCATCATGCCCGCTTCAAGGCCGGCAATCGAACCATACTGAACGACCTGAGCCTGTCCATCGAAGCCGGCGAGACCCATGTATTGATCGGCACCAACGGCACCGGCAAGAGCACGTTGGCGCGACTGATCATGGGCTGCGACGGTTACCGCCTCAGCGCCGGAAAAATCCTGTTCGCAGGCGAATACATCGGCGACCGACGCATGCAGGACCGCGCCCGCCTCGGACTGTCGATGGTCTGGCAGGAGCCGGCCCTGTTCGAAGGCATCTCGGTGCGCGATTACCTGAGTCTTGGCGACAAGCAAATCGATCCGTCATCCTGTCTGAACCGGTTCGGATTGAACCCGACTCACTATCTAGAAAGGCCGCTCGACCAGACCATGAGCGGCGGCGAGCGCAAACGCATCGAACTGGCCTCGATGCTGGCCCTGCAACCCAAACTGTGCATCCTCGACGAGCCGGTGTCCGGCATCGATCTGCTCTCGATTCGCAACATCCTCTCCGTCATCGGCCGTATCAAGCAAAACGGCTCGGCAATTTTGTTGATCAGTCACCGCGAAGAAGTCGCCGCCATCGCCGATCGCGCCTCGCTGCTGTGCGGCGGCCATATCATCGCCAGCGGCGATCCACAACAGATCGTCGAACAATACAAATCCCGACAATGTATCGTCTGTGACGGTCAGGAGTGCGACTATGCAGCGGGTTGA
- a CDS encoding SufB/SufD family protein produces MQRVESFYALLNAAGADGAVLNDRDTAHLVADGQTLLSRQTIPGVAMKIDEQDDITLAKIRIARNQHIHKPIHLCFGLLQRIGGQRFNLAITLEAGAKATFIAHGLFANVERLRHRMEKTIELGEGSELHFSDSHIHGLSAGIDVQTKNTVKVGKKARYSADFSLTSGLVGKLDLKESVQADDEAVVELVSRVYGHQLDRISIDEKVSLNGRFSRSMIKSRVALEDEARADIVGVTEGRAEGARGHMDCLEIIKDQAIGQSTPIVKVCHPLAKITHEAAIGTVDKKQLETLIAHGLSPEQATDMIVLGMLR; encoded by the coding sequence ATGCAGCGGGTTGAGTCATTTTATGCGCTATTGAATGCCGCCGGCGCCGACGGCGCAGTATTGAACGACCGCGACACAGCCCACCTGGTCGCCGATGGTCAAACCCTGCTGAGCCGACAGACGATCCCCGGCGTCGCGATGAAGATTGACGAACAAGATGACATCACCCTCGCCAAAATCCGCATCGCCCGCAATCAACACATCCACAAGCCGATCCATCTGTGCTTCGGCCTGCTGCAACGCATAGGCGGACAGCGTTTCAACCTAGCTATCACGCTGGAAGCCGGCGCCAAGGCCACGTTCATCGCCCACGGCCTGTTCGCCAACGTCGAGCGCCTCCGACACCGCATGGAGAAAACCATCGAACTCGGCGAAGGCTCGGAACTGCATTTCAGCGACAGCCATATACACGGCCTGTCGGCCGGCATCGATGTGCAGACGAAAAATACCGTCAAGGTCGGCAAAAAAGCCCGTTACAGCGCCGATTTCTCGTTGACGTCGGGCCTGGTCGGCAAGCTCGACCTGAAGGAATCGGTACAGGCCGACGACGAGGCCGTTGTCGAATTGGTCTCGCGCGTCTACGGCCATCAACTCGACCGCATCAGCATCGACGAAAAAGTCAGCCTGAACGGCCGTTTCTCCCGCAGCATGATCAAAAGCCGGGTCGCATTAGAGGACGAAGCCCGAGCCGACATCGTCGGCGTCACCGAGGGCCGCGCCGAAGGCGCCCGAGGTCATATGGACTGTCTGGAAATCATCAAGGACCAGGCGATCGGTCAATCGACGCCGATCGTCAAGGTTTGTCACCCTCTGGCCAAGATCACCCATGAAGCGGCGATCGGCACGGTCGACAAGAAACAACTGGAAACCTTGATCGCCCACGGTCTGTCTCCGGAACAAGCCACCGACATGATCGTGTTGGGCATGTTGCGCTGA
- a CDS encoding radical SAM protein, with amino-acid sequence MNIVFGPVPSRRLGRSLGINNIPPKHCSYSCLYCQVGKTSQTEIAPRVFFQPEKIVEAVKDRLSRLEPDERVDYLTFVPDGEPTLDRNLATSIKLLRELNINIAVISNASLIWRDDVREALKLADWVSLKIDSVDADCWRRINRPDPALRLQTILPAIQSFADGFDGFLATETMLLEAINTADEQINPLGDYLEQLQPDKAYLAIPTRPTAEAGMAAPDAERLNAIYQTIKARLANVELLTGYEGNAFAASGDPVEDLLAITAVHPMRRDAVQTLLAKSQSDWSIVANLVRKNQLRELQYQGKTYYLRAYRPKK; translated from the coding sequence ATGAACATCGTATTCGGCCCCGTTCCATCCAGACGCCTGGGGCGCAGCCTGGGCATCAACAATATTCCGCCCAAACATTGTTCCTATTCCTGCTTGTATTGCCAGGTCGGCAAGACGTCTCAAACCGAAATCGCGCCGCGCGTCTTTTTCCAACCGGAAAAAATCGTCGAGGCCGTCAAAGACCGTTTGTCGAGACTGGAACCTGATGAGCGCGTCGATTATCTGACCTTCGTCCCGGACGGCGAACCGACGCTCGATCGAAATCTGGCGACATCGATCAAGCTATTGCGCGAGTTGAACATCAACATCGCCGTCATCAGCAATGCCTCGCTGATCTGGCGCGACGATGTCAGGGAAGCGCTGAAACTGGCCGATTGGGTGTCGCTGAAGATTGACAGCGTCGATGCAGACTGTTGGCGGCGCATTAACCGCCCCGATCCCGCTTTGAGACTGCAAACGATATTGCCGGCCATTCAATCATTCGCCGACGGCTTCGACGGTTTCCTGGCCACCGAAACGATGCTGCTCGAAGCCATCAATACCGCCGACGAGCAGATCAACCCATTGGGCGATTATCTGGAACAACTGCAACCGGATAAGGCCTATCTGGCCATCCCAACCCGGCCGACCGCCGAAGCCGGCATGGCCGCGCCCGATGCCGAGCGGCTCAATGCGATTTATCAAACGATCAAAGCACGCCTCGCCAATGTCGAGCTGTTGACCGGCTATGAAGGCAACGCCTTCGCTGCCAGCGGCGATCCGGTCGAGGATTTATTGGCGATCACGGCGGTCCACCCGATGCGCCGGGACGCCGTTCAGACCCTGCTGGCCAAGAGTCAAAGCGACTGGTCTATCGTTGCAAACCTGGTCCGGAAAAACCAGTTACGGGAATTACAATATCAAGGCAAGACTTACTATCTGAGAGCTTATCGACCCAAGAAGTAG
- a CDS encoding metal ABC transporter permease gives MTGHILLALILGGAIGAVAGYLGSLMLTKRMALMGGALGHLTLPGVALALLYDFDVSLGAILFLAFGVTIIWYLEQKTRLHLEALTAVVFSGSLATAFLFLPQEETDIALLGDISQISLTTTVMAVVISLCLYAAIKSIYSELILAGISPDLAHSNGVNLKRNNILYLVCISITVALGVRIVGGLMTAALLAVPACTAKNISGSLKSYVWVSIAAGALSCVVGILIYAFFGLPVGPMIIIASVVLFLISVFKPVQF, from the coding sequence ATGACTGGACACATCTTGCTTGCACTGATTTTAGGCGGCGCGATCGGCGCCGTGGCCGGTTATCTGGGGTCGTTGATGTTGACCAAGCGCATGGCCCTGATGGGGGGCGCGCTCGGTCACTTGACCCTGCCCGGCGTCGCGCTGGCCTTGTTATACGATTTCGATGTTTCGCTCGGGGCAATATTGTTTCTGGCTTTCGGCGTGACGATTATTTGGTATTTGGAGCAGAAAACACGTTTGCATCTTGAGGCGCTGACCGCTGTCGTCTTTTCAGGATCTTTGGCGACCGCTTTTCTGTTTTTGCCGCAGGAAGAAACCGATATCGCCTTGTTAGGTGATATTTCCCAGATTTCATTAACCACGACGGTCATGGCGGTGGTGATTTCGCTGTGTCTGTATGCGGCGATCAAATCTATCTATTCGGAATTGATATTGGCCGGCATCTCGCCGGATCTGGCTCACAGTAATGGCGTCAACCTTAAACGCAACAATATCCTTTACCTTGTCTGTATTTCGATCACAGTGGCCTTAGGCGTCCGTATCGTCGGCGGCTTGATGACGGCCGCACTGTTGGCCGTGCCGGCTTGCACCGCCAAAAATATCAGCGGCAGCCTTAAAAGCTATGTCTGGGTCAGCATCGCGGCAGGCGCTCTGTCCTGTGTGGTCGGCATATTGATTTATGCCTTTTTCGGTTTGCCGGTCGGTCCGATGATTATCATCGCCAGTGTCGTGTTATTCCTGATTTCGGTTTTTAAGCCCGTCCAGTTTTAA
- a CDS encoding NifB/NifX family molybdenum-iron cluster-binding protein, with the protein MKIAVASQNRRDITEHAGRCRKFWIYHIENDSIADKQLLELTKEQSFHDSFPHDPSPLDDVQVLIAGGMGSGLVRRLEDKNIEAVVTTETVPDRAVESYLNGSLVTRAIEPHEHGHRHAHERGD; encoded by the coding sequence ATGAAAATAGCAGTCGCAAGCCAAAACCGGCGAGACATCACCGAGCACGCAGGACGCTGTCGAAAATTCTGGATTTACCACATCGAAAACGATTCGATAGCCGACAAACAATTGCTGGAACTGACTAAGGAACAATCGTTTCACGACAGCTTCCCGCACGACCCTTCGCCGCTGGATGATGTTCAGGTACTGATCGCCGGCGGCATGGGCTCGGGTCTGGTGCGTCGACTCGAAGACAAGAACATCGAAGCCGTCGTGACGACGGAAACCGTACCCGATCGGGCGGTCGAATCCTATCTCAATGGAAGCTTGGTTACTCGCGCGATCGAACCACATGAGCACGGCCATAGACATGCCCATGAACGCGGCGACTAA
- a CDS encoding heavy metal translocating P-type ATPase has product MAYKIYFDQIDAQLLKISPHQDIMLLRVIAAVIPMIFYGLDALYDLPALYWLGMPFYLFCLALYLEGLLKSLLLMRKVSAELLIVLVMTVTLIDGAPLSGAMVAWFIGLGLYISFTIIRKNREKIESLIQEGKKTAQLLQGDRIEEVPINQIKKDDVVIIPKGAMVPIDGLILDGASSIDEAIITGEPFPVYKEKGASVTSGTLNLTEPLQVKADKNGDDSFIAVISQEIENSLLNKSELQRRADTTVQILLLSVTAYAFMLFYITGSLHLMATALAVVCPCAWALATPTAFAANIGRLARSNILARGGEPLESMQDIKTLILDKTGTVTLAEPEVSQVIELDMPKLRLLQLAASIESRFDHPISRSIINYAKQQGVDALLPVKQAEDLPGRGIRGHIEQQEILLGSAETLRYQDIEIPAIDYSGRAIWLALDGQVQGVIVIRDIMLAEMQNLAATIHDCGIDRVVLATGDNEEQEARRVADYIGADEYHFNCTPEDKTALIQKFQAQGRVAMVGDGVNDAPALAAANVGIAIGGHKNVSLAIVSSDIVILGHDAQDMVTILRLSHKMGNIIRQNYLWAVAFNSVGLALATFGFLNPIFAALLHHFSSVFVVVNAGRLYFTGIERSLLGPVFQKMDSLTERKRLCRNPAQPSTAENAVAEQEG; this is encoded by the coding sequence ATGGCTTACAAAATTTATTTCGATCAAATCGACGCACAGCTGCTTAAAATCAGTCCGCATCAGGACATCATGTTGCTCAGGGTCATCGCCGCGGTGATCCCGATGATCTTTTACGGCCTCGATGCGCTCTACGACCTGCCTGCGCTGTATTGGCTGGGCATGCCGTTTTATTTGTTCTGTCTGGCGCTATATCTGGAAGGCCTGCTGAAAAGCCTGCTGTTGATGCGCAAGGTCTCGGCGGAGCTGCTGATCGTGCTGGTCATGACGGTTACGCTGATCGACGGCGCGCCGTTGAGCGGCGCGATGGTGGCCTGGTTCATCGGTTTAGGGCTTTATATCTCGTTTACGATCATCCGCAAGAACCGGGAAAAAATCGAAAGCCTGATCCAAGAAGGCAAGAAAACCGCCCAGTTGTTGCAAGGCGACCGGATCGAGGAAGTCCCGATCAACCAAATCAAAAAAGATGATGTCGTCATCATTCCCAAAGGCGCGATGGTGCCGATCGACGGCCTGATTCTCGACGGCGCTTCGTCGATCGACGAGGCGATCATCACCGGCGAACCCTTCCCTGTCTACAAAGAAAAAGGCGCCAGCGTCACCTCCGGCACGCTGAATCTGACCGAGCCGCTGCAGGTCAAGGCCGATAAAAACGGCGACGACTCGTTCATTGCAGTCATCAGCCAGGAAATCGAAAACAGCCTGCTGAATAAATCGGAGCTGCAGCGGCGCGCCGACACCACGGTGCAGATCTTATTGCTGTCGGTCACCGCCTATGCGTTCATGTTGTTCTACATCACCGGCAGCCTGCATCTGATGGCGACCGCGCTGGCCGTGGTCTGCCCTTGCGCCTGGGCGCTGGCGACGCCGACCGCGTTCGCCGCCAATATCGGTCGACTGGCGCGCAGCAACATCCTGGCGCGGGGCGGCGAGCCGCTGGAGAGCATGCAGGACATCAAAACCCTGATTCTGGACAAAACCGGCACCGTGACGCTGGCCGAACCGGAAGTCAGCCAAGTCATCGAGCTCGATATGCCGAAACTGCGCCTGTTGCAACTGGCGGCGTCGATAGAGTCCCGCTTCGATCACCCGATCTCACGATCGATTATCAACTACGCGAAACAACAGGGCGTCGACGCCTTGCTACCGGTTAAACAGGCCGAGGACCTGCCTGGCCGCGGCATCAGGGGACACATCGAACAGCAGGAAATATTGCTGGGCAGCGCCGAAACGCTACGTTATCAGGACATCGAGATCCCGGCCATCGATTACAGCGGCCGCGCGATCTGGCTGGCGCTGGACGGGCAAGTTCAGGGCGTGATCGTGATACGCGACATCATGCTGGCGGAAATGCAAAACCTCGCCGCAACGATACACGACTGCGGCATCGACAGAGTCGTGCTGGCGACCGGCGATAACGAGGAACAGGAAGCCCGGCGGGTGGCCGACTACATCGGCGCCGATGAATATCATTTCAATTGCACGCCGGAGGATAAAACGGCGCTGATCCAGAAATTCCAGGCCCAAGGCCGGGTCGCGATGGTCGGGGACGGCGTCAACGATGCGCCGGCCCTGGCCGCCGCCAATGTCGGCATCGCCATCGGCGGTCACAAGAATGTCAGCCTGGCGATCGTCTCCTCGGATATCGTGATCCTCGGCCACGACGCCCAGGACATGGTCACGATCCTGCGCCTCAGTCATAAGATGGGCAACATCATCCGCCAGAATTATCTGTGGGCCGTCGCCTTCAACAGCGTCGGTCTGGCGCTGGCGACCTTCGGCTTTCTGAACCCGATCTTCGCCGCGTTGCTGCACCACTTCAGCTCGGTGTTCGTCGTCGTCAATGCCGGCCGCCTGTATTTCACCGGCATAGAGCGATCGTTGCTGGGACCGGTTTTCCAAAAAATGGATAGTTTGACCGAACGCAAGCGACTGTGCCGCAATCCGGCGCAACCGTCCACAGCCGAAAACGCGGTCGCCGAACAAGAAGGTTAA
- a CDS encoding metal ABC transporter ATP-binding protein yields the protein MTDENAVLTVSHLDVAYDGAGVISDLSFSVDKRDILVVLGPNGAGKTTLLRALQNLLPYHGTITWQARKIGYLPPQEFLQRQNLPPLTIDEFYAFKNPAEGDVSEILSQVGLDESLLSHQFGELSTGQFQRMMIGWALLDKPDVLILDEPTSGIDVGGEETIYSLLHQFWRNQELTILLVSHDLNIVWEYATQVICLNKQQMCMGKPEEVLTPEQLKALYGTGIKFYRHQHR from the coding sequence ATGACTGATGAAAACGCGGTGTTAACGGTCAGCCACCTTGATGTCGCTTATGACGGCGCCGGCGTGATCAGCGATCTGTCCTTTTCCGTGGACAAAAGAGATATTCTGGTCGTTTTGGGCCCGAATGGCGCCGGCAAAACGACCTTGCTCAGGGCTTTGCAGAATTTGTTGCCCTATCACGGAACGATCACTTGGCAGGCTCGGAAGATCGGTTATTTGCCGCCGCAAGAATTTCTGCAGCGACAAAACCTGCCGCCGCTGACCATCGACGAATTTTACGCCTTCAAAAATCCGGCGGAGGGTGACGTCTCAGAGATACTGAGTCAAGTCGGTCTGGACGAGAGCTTGTTGAGCCACCAGTTCGGCGAGCTTTCTACCGGGCAGTTTCAACGCATGATGATCGGTTGGGCCTTGCTCGACAAACCGGATGTGTTGATTCTGGACGAGCCGACCTCGGGCATCGATGTCGGCGGCGAGGAAACCATCTACAGCTTATTGCATCAATTCTGGCGGAATCAGGAATTGACGATCCTGTTGGTCTCCCATGATTTGAATATCGTCTGGGAATACGCCACCCAGGTCATTTGTTTGAACAAGCAGCAGATGTGCATGGGCAAGCCCGAAGAAGTGTTGACGCCGGAACAATTGAAAGCATTGTACGGAACCGGCATCAAATTTTACCGCCATCAACACAGGTGA
- the feoB gene encoding Fe(2+) transporter permease subunit FeoB — translation MRLKDMQTGDSGRILGFDPAFRPHRHKLLAMGLTPGADFKIVRIAPLGDPVEIRIRGADLSLRRDEVAGLRVERLANESTGARRTTPEPAFTIALIGNPNCGKTTLFNGLTGARQHVGNWAGVTVEKKSGAYRYAGKRINVVDLPGIYALDVGEKASSLDEQIARDYILAQQADLIVNIVDTSHLEHNLYLTLQLLEMRLPLLVVLNNMDDASGRNLLIDSDEIARRLDCPLESLIATRSAQVQALKSTIDGLVAQNILAHTVVDYPPKIAQALDHLTPQIEQQSGKPVGDARWLATKLLERDGYALTHAAPSVLATAEQLRREIEDQSGEEADILIADSRYAYINRLVSETLTSSAALGRSLSDKIDSIILHRFLAIPIFFAVIYLLFTLTIKLGRAFKPFFNDLAQALFVDGVGHFLTLLDSPSWLIVLLSSGVGNGVREVAAFVPILGFLYLFISLLEESGYMARATFALDRLMRVLGLPGKAFVPMILGFGCNVPAMMATRTLERPRDRLLTILLNPLMTCGARLAVFTLFAAAFFPDNAELIVFTLYLIGVGFAVLTALLLKHTFLHQEFSLVLMEIPSYHIPKLKNVWLNSWTRVRAFVVRVGKIIVTMVVILNLLASIGTDGSFKTNNIEHSLLSAAGRAVTPALAPLGVEQDNWPATVALLTGVLHKVVVISTLKTIYAETDARKAVDGAQAFDLGASVIAAFNTIPQGLKKMFGLAGMQQTSGPSPFTAALHRHFHGQIGAFAYLLFVLLYFPCIATTAAAYKESGRGWALFMVVWASALAYLSATLFYQLATYTQHPASSTAWLAGIALTASGIVLSFRHWGKRRTVAD, via the coding sequence ATGCGATTGAAAGACATGCAGACTGGCGACAGCGGCCGCATTCTCGGTTTCGACCCGGCATTTCGTCCCCACCGGCATAAATTGCTGGCGATGGGCCTGACCCCCGGCGCCGACTTCAAGATCGTACGCATCGCGCCATTGGGCGATCCGGTCGAAATTCGGATACGCGGCGCCGATCTGAGTCTGCGCCGCGACGAGGTGGCGGGTCTGCGAGTCGAACGTCTGGCTAACGAAAGCACCGGGGCGCGGCGGACGACGCCCGAGCCGGCATTCACGATCGCGCTGATAGGCAATCCCAACTGCGGCAAAACCACGCTGTTCAACGGCTTGACCGGCGCCCGCCAACATGTCGGCAACTGGGCCGGGGTCACGGTCGAGAAAAAATCCGGCGCTTATCGATACGCCGGTAAGCGTATCAACGTCGTCGACCTGCCCGGCATCTATGCGCTGGACGTCGGCGAAAAAGCCTCGTCGCTGGACGAACAAATCGCCCGCGATTACATCCTGGCTCAGCAGGCCGACCTGATCGTCAATATCGTCGACACCTCGCATCTCGAACATAACCTGTATTTAACTCTGCAACTGCTGGAAATGCGGCTGCCGCTGCTGGTGGTGCTGAACAACATGGACGACGCCAGCGGCCGCAATTTGCTTATCGACAGCGACGAAATCGCCCGCCGTCTCGACTGTCCCTTGGAATCGTTAATCGCGACCCGGAGCGCGCAGGTCCAGGCCTTGAAATCGACCATCGATGGCCTCGTGGCACAAAATATCCTGGCCCATACGGTGGTCGATTACCCACCCAAGATTGCGCAGGCGCTCGATCACCTGACCCCTCAGATTGAACAGCAGTCAGGCAAGCCCGTCGGCGACGCGCGCTGGCTTGCCACCAAGTTGCTGGAACGGGACGGTTACGCGCTAACCCACGCCGCCCCCTCCGTGCTAGCGACAGCCGAGCAATTGCGCCGGGAAATCGAGGATCAAAGCGGCGAAGAAGCCGATATCTTGATTGCCGACAGCCGTTACGCCTACATCAACCGGCTGGTGAGCGAAACGCTGACGTCCTCGGCGGCTCTTGGTCGCAGCCTGTCCGATAAGATCGACAGCATTATCTTGCATCGTTTCCTGGCGATTCCGATCTTCTTCGCGGTGATCTACTTACTGTTCACGTTGACGATCAAACTCGGCCGCGCCTTCAAGCCTTTCTTCAACGATCTCGCCCAGGCGTTGTTCGTCGACGGCGTCGGCCATTTTCTGACGCTGCTGGACAGTCCGTCCTGGCTGATCGTCTTGCTATCCTCGGGCGTCGGCAACGGCGTTCGCGAAGTCGCCGCATTCGTGCCCATCCTCGGCTTTCTGTATTTGTTCATCTCGCTGCTGGAGGAGTCGGGCTATATGGCGCGGGCGACGTTTGCATTGGACCGGCTGATGCGAGTATTGGGGCTGCCCGGCAAGGCCTTCGTGCCGATGATCCTCGGCTTCGGCTGCAACGTGCCGGCGATGATGGCGACCCGTACGCTGGAACGGCCGCGCGACCGCCTGCTGACCATCCTGTTGAATCCGCTCATGACCTGCGGTGCGCGCCTGGCGGTGTTCACGCTGTTCGCCGCGGCGTTTTTCCCCGACAACGCGGAACTGATCGTGTTTACCTTGTACCTGATCGGCGTCGGTTTTGCGGTGCTGACCGCGTTGCTGCTGAAACACACGTTTCTCCATCAGGAATTCTCGTTGGTATTGATGGAAATCCCCAGCTACCATATACCGAAACTGAAAAACGTCTGGCTCAACAGTTGGACCCGGGTCCGCGCCTTCGTCGTCAGGGTCGGAAAAATCATCGTCACGATGGTCGTGATCCTGAACCTGCTCGCGTCGATCGGCACGGACGGCTCGTTCAAGACCAACAACATCGAACATTCGCTGCTCAGCGCGGCCGGACGCGCGGTTACGCCGGCGCTGGCGCCGTTGGGCGTCGAACAAGACAATTGGCCGGCGACGGTCGCGTTGCTGACCGGCGTACTGCATAAGGTCGTCGTGATCAGCACGCTGAAAACGATTTATGCGGAAACCGATGCCAGAAAAGCCGTCGACGGTGCGCAAGCCTTCGACTTGGGCGCTTCGGTCATAGCGGCCTTTAACACGATACCGCAGGGTCTGAAAAAAATGTTCGGCCTCGCTGGCATGCAACAGACATCCGGCCCCTCTCCATTCACGGCGGCATTGCATAGGCATTTTCACGGCCAAATCGGCGCCTTCGCCTATTTACTGTTCGTATTGCTTTATTTTCCGTGCATCGCGACGACGGCCGCCGCCTATAAGGAATCCGGTCGGGGCTGGGCGCTGTTCATGGTGGTCTGGGCCAGCGCCCTGGCCTATCTGAGCGCGACGCTGTTTTATCAACTGGCGACCTACACTCAGCACCCGGCCAGTTCGACGGCCTGGCTGGCCGGAATCGCGCTGACCGCCTCAGGGATTGTGCTGAGTTTTCGCCATTGGGGCAAACGGCGCACCGTGGCAGATTGA
- a CDS encoding acyl-CoA dehydrogenase family protein: METVATTRRRLHGALYRLTIWPAIGALVAPALGVARAAIDEAIELIGNKVPAYGQKTLKHQGVAQAQLARAEAKLGSCRAYFFEAFEQAWQEAVSDRPITLKRKGDMQLAMTHATQECAQAVRLIQEIAGASAIREESPFAQHFRDAHVIAQHGFTNASKLESVGQILLGLDPDWPFFRF; encoded by the coding sequence ATGGAGACCGTTGCAACAACCCGGCGACGCCTACACGGGGCGCTTTACCGCCTGACGATTTGGCCGGCGATCGGTGCGCTGGTGGCGCCGGCGCTGGGCGTCGCACGCGCGGCCATCGACGAAGCGATAGAACTGATCGGCAACAAGGTTCCGGCCTACGGTCAGAAAACGCTGAAGCATCAGGGTGTCGCGCAAGCACAGCTGGCCAGGGCCGAAGCCAAGCTCGGTTCCTGCCGCGCCTATTTCTTCGAGGCCTTCGAGCAAGCCTGGCAGGAGGCCGTCTCCGACCGACCGATCACGCTTAAACGTAAAGGCGACATGCAGCTGGCGATGACCCATGCGACGCAGGAATGCGCCCAAGCCGTCAGGCTGATCCAGGAGATCGCCGGCGCCTCGGCGATACGCGAAGAATCCCCTTTTGCCCAACACTTCCGCGATGCTCACGTCATCGCCCAACACGGCTTCACCAACGCCAGCAAGCTGGAATCGGTCGGTCAAATCCTGCTCGGGCTCGATCCCGACTGGCCGTTTTTCCGTTTCTAA